The Nitrospira sp. KM1 genome includes a window with the following:
- a CDS encoding trypsin-like serine protease: MKPSDHVLHHVRHAAPLVLIVTLLVRVPTGLADETVQPSGDPGDVQERAVIRDHRTVTEPFTPAQKPALPKVMTPIPIPPQTIPNTGAGGTSSVVGGTLEPDYRYPWVVRMNGCGGVLVDPQWVLTAAHCVTPNIGFGKITFSRVDPYSGSVHTQTRGPMNESRPNPGVYMHPNYAPSMDQANDIALIKLERPFDISPYIQTVGLPRDFRHAGMKAILASIDHTAQLPPGQLSTFHAPIPPGDYPPKIYITAMAANASLCKGDSGSGIVTVENGRATVRGIASQGTITSCMTPSGEAVFTDVFAFRGWILQTMGKSDTFSTRVRWSGRAARGTMGLGCVNPYNMTLWGPLNVVGVEEGIACEAGQTQTIMCNLDKNQGNVGVMVPTLSGLTMRTTINGSSQVQTIPATSNTVSYFGSLPAGATREFTCQITTPITGTTTGTNAQVLSRGVEGEAVSEPVLIQPSPFDPSEAIKE; encoded by the coding sequence ATGAAGCCGTCTGACCATGTGTTGCACCACGTCCGGCATGCCGCACCACTGGTGCTGATCGTCACACTCCTCGTCCGTGTTCCAACGGGACTTGCGGACGAGACTGTTCAACCGTCCGGAGACCCAGGCGACGTCCAAGAACGCGCCGTCATCCGCGACCACAGAACGGTCACGGAACCCTTCACTCCCGCTCAAAAACCCGCACTTCCGAAAGTCATGACGCCGATTCCCATTCCTCCTCAGACGATACCGAACACCGGTGCCGGCGGTACATCGTCCGTGGTCGGAGGCACCCTCGAGCCGGACTATCGATATCCTTGGGTCGTGCGCATGAACGGCTGCGGCGGAGTCCTCGTCGATCCTCAATGGGTCCTCACAGCAGCGCATTGCGTCACGCCAAACATTGGATTCGGCAAGATCACCTTCAGCCGCGTGGACCCTTACAGCGGCTCCGTGCACACGCAAACACGCGGGCCCATGAATGAATCCCGTCCCAACCCCGGTGTGTACATGCATCCGAATTATGCCCCGAGCATGGATCAGGCCAATGACATTGCGTTGATCAAGCTGGAGAGACCGTTCGACATCAGTCCGTATATTCAGACCGTCGGATTGCCGAGAGACTTCCGTCACGCAGGTATGAAGGCCATTCTTGCCTCGATTGATCATACGGCCCAGCTTCCTCCAGGACAGCTCTCCACCTTTCACGCCCCGATTCCTCCTGGCGACTATCCGCCCAAGATTTACATTACGGCCATGGCGGCCAACGCATCCCTATGCAAGGGTGACAGCGGATCTGGAATCGTCACCGTCGAGAATGGCCGCGCCACCGTACGTGGCATCGCCTCTCAAGGCACGATTACCAGTTGCATGACTCCGTCCGGTGAGGCCGTCTTTACAGATGTGTTTGCATTCCGAGGTTGGATTCTTCAAACGATGGGCAAGAGCGACACATTCAGCACCCGCGTGCGCTGGAGCGGCCGGGCGGCTCGAGGCACGATGGGGCTCGGTTGTGTGAACCCCTACAATATGACGTTGTGGGGACCGCTGAATGTCGTCGGGGTGGAAGAAGGAATCGCCTGTGAAGCCGGTCAGACCCAGACTATCATGTGCAATCTGGATAAGAATCAGGGCAATGTCGGCGTCATGGTGCCGACGCTCTCCGGTCTTACGATGCGAACGACTATCAACGGTAGCTCTCAGGTTCAAACGATTCCGGCGACGAGCAACACGGTCAGTTATTTTGGCTCGTTGCCGGCTGGAGCCACGCGTGAGTTTACCTGCCAAATCACGACTCCCATCACCGGCACAACGACCGGCACCAACGCGCAGGTCTTGAGCCGTGGCGTCGAAGGTGAGGCCGTGTCTGAACCTGTGCTTATTCAACCGAGTCCCTTTGATCCATCGGAGGCAATCAAAGAATAG
- a CDS encoding CARDB domain-containing protein — MERLFTCALSVACLMFVGACSTPSPPQQAKAAAHEPTQVQIDQALHFSSPDGTDVTVQPGKYTVEQASDSRLRLVSRADAPPILLSAHATTSSSDVPSPIALGTLFESEVYHLILLMPGNHALESHGTVSGVQSRGGFDKNIVFMRANKLVLQPTQPQPRPDLVPTCWRVEQINLVFQQLYFVHAGVSNQGAAAAGQSQATYGAVTTPVPGLQPGQFQPLVFSFGVQSPPSSSVQVDSASQVVESNEQNNVTQQRC; from the coding sequence ATGGAACGCCTATTCACGTGCGCTTTATCGGTTGCCTGTTTGATGTTCGTAGGCGCCTGCAGCACCCCTAGTCCGCCGCAGCAAGCAAAGGCGGCAGCTCATGAACCAACTCAGGTTCAAATTGATCAGGCGCTCCACTTTTCATCACCGGACGGCACTGATGTGACGGTTCAACCCGGAAAGTACACGGTCGAACAAGCTTCCGATTCCCGGCTTCGCCTCGTTTCAAGAGCAGATGCTCCGCCTATTCTATTGAGCGCCCACGCGACGACCTCATCATCCGATGTGCCGTCGCCCATCGCCCTCGGTACATTGTTCGAATCGGAAGTGTATCATCTGATTCTTCTCATGCCAGGAAATCACGCGCTTGAATCTCACGGCACAGTCAGCGGAGTCCAATCGCGCGGAGGGTTCGATAAGAACATCGTATTCATGAGAGCCAACAAACTTGTTCTGCAGCCAACCCAACCTCAGCCACGCCCCGATTTGGTGCCCACATGTTGGAGAGTCGAACAAATCAACTTGGTGTTTCAGCAACTCTACTTCGTTCATGCCGGAGTTTCGAATCAAGGCGCCGCTGCCGCCGGACAGAGTCAGGCAACCTATGGAGCTGTCACAACTCCTGTGCCGGGACTTCAGCCGGGACAATTTCAACCCCTCGTTTTCTCATTTGGAGTTCAATCGCCGCCTTCCTCTTCTGTCCAAGTAGATTCGGCAAGTCAGGTGGTCGAAAGCAACGAGCAAAACAACGTCACGCAACAGAGATGTTAG
- a CDS encoding CARDB domain-containing protein: MNPMLKAAAGAVSAILISACSSVDTPRTDKNTSAQDSTKIVIDQPLYFSGPDGRDVVVQSGTYQLQQASDSELRLVSAAAISPILLSAQTTRSTPDVPKPIAMGTLYESQVYHLILLLPGSTAMETYGSVSGVHSRGGFGAQKGMVVLKADMLAIQPAEPQSLPDLVPTCGRVFCFGGPFGGTTCTLMTGVLNQGTAAAGPSQAKNGGNTQAVPALQPGQLHGLVFGNYYGQPPSTVQVDAANQVVETNEQNNVGQHICH, encoded by the coding sequence ATGAACCCCATGCTCAAGGCCGCCGCCGGTGCTGTCAGTGCGATCCTTATATCGGCCTGCAGCTCTGTGGATACGCCGCGGACAGACAAGAATACTTCGGCTCAAGACTCGACCAAAATCGTGATTGACCAGCCTCTGTACTTTTCCGGTCCGGATGGCCGCGACGTAGTTGTTCAATCTGGAACATATCAGCTTCAACAGGCTTCCGATTCAGAACTTCGTCTGGTTTCGGCCGCGGCCATCTCGCCTATCTTGCTCAGCGCACAAACAACACGCTCGACACCTGATGTGCCGAAGCCGATTGCCATGGGGACGCTCTACGAGTCACAGGTATATCACCTGATTCTCCTCTTGCCGGGCAGCACTGCTATGGAGACTTATGGGTCGGTGAGCGGTGTACATTCGCGTGGCGGTTTCGGTGCGCAGAAGGGGATGGTGGTTCTCAAGGCTGACATGCTGGCGATACAGCCCGCTGAACCTCAATCGCTCCCTGACTTAGTGCCGACGTGTGGGAGAGTGTTCTGTTTCGGTGGGCCGTTCGGAGGAACGACTTGCACTCTCATGACCGGGGTTTTGAATCAAGGCACTGCCGCCGCAGGGCCCAGTCAGGCAAAGAACGGCGGCAATACGCAGGCCGTTCCGGCACTACAGCCGGGCCAGCTGCACGGGTTGGTATTCGGTAATTATTACGGCCAACCGCCTTCGACGGTGCAAGTGGATGCCGCCAACCAGGTGGTGGAGACTAACGAGCAAAACAATGTGGGACAGCACATATGCCACTGA
- a CDS encoding DsbA family protein: MTNPLSRKVIRLLFTVMATMLSVGMTACASPDSASQSPAVTSQHALDTAIEHYIRAHPEVIEQSLQALEVKREALERVRQKAMIDKRQQELLHDPTSPVSGNPNGAVTVIEFFDYRCGYCKRAAGAVTQLQKEDPRVRVVYKDFPILGETSELAAKAALASRVQGKHQVFHEALLAAKGDLTKDTILTVAGEVGLDAHRLEADMANPEWQAAIDRNRALAKELGISGTPGFIVGSELVPGALDVNGLKALIARAAKG; encoded by the coding sequence ATGACGAATCCGCTTTCTCGAAAGGTTATTCGCTTACTCTTCACAGTGATGGCCACCATGCTCTCGGTCGGCATGACGGCTTGTGCGTCGCCGGACAGCGCGTCTCAGTCCCCTGCAGTTACGTCGCAACATGCCCTGGACACCGCGATCGAACACTACATCCGGGCACATCCCGAAGTCATCGAGCAATCACTCCAGGCCCTGGAGGTCAAGCGTGAGGCCTTGGAGCGCGTGCGGCAGAAGGCCATGATCGACAAGCGACAACAGGAATTGCTGCACGATCCCACCTCTCCAGTCAGCGGGAATCCCAACGGTGCGGTCACGGTGATCGAGTTTTTCGATTATCGCTGCGGCTACTGCAAGAGGGCGGCCGGTGCGGTCACGCAATTGCAAAAGGAGGATCCTCGGGTCCGCGTCGTCTACAAGGACTTCCCTATTCTGGGCGAAACGTCCGAACTGGCCGCGAAGGCGGCGCTTGCCTCTCGCGTTCAGGGGAAACATCAAGTTTTTCACGAGGCCTTGCTCGCCGCCAAAGGAGATCTGACGAAGGACACGATTCTGACCGTGGCGGGTGAGGTTGGCCTCGATGCGCACCGGCTCGAGGCCGACATGGCCAATCCAGAATGGCAGGCTGCGATCGACCGGAACCGTGCGTTAGCGAAAGAACTTGGCATTTCCGGGACACCTGGCTTTATCGTCGGTTCGGAACTGGTGCCCGGAGCGCTGGATGTCAACGGCCTCAAGGCATTGATCGCACGAGCGGCAAAGGGATAA
- a CDS encoding FecR domain-containing protein, which translates to MRLRLITVCMIACVAGSAGISQAQNVAIGSATNAIGTLVIIRTDGVQQRLQGKGNVPLYEGDIIQTDGTSQALIEFKEGIQVALNESTSLKLLSRWEKDKPTTRILRLKQGEVWAKTSGGPKLFEVETPVATASVKETEFNLKVQEDGQSILTVIEGVVQFGTPFGTCPIKTETISYGVRGKKCTKPAPTDVKAAKSWTETVRAAGK; encoded by the coding sequence ATGAGGCTTAGGCTCATCACGGTTTGTATGATCGCGTGTGTTGCCGGCTCGGCCGGAATCAGCCAGGCGCAGAATGTCGCAATTGGATCCGCCACAAATGCCATCGGTACGCTCGTGATCATTCGAACGGACGGTGTGCAGCAGCGATTGCAGGGAAAGGGCAATGTGCCACTCTATGAAGGAGACATCATTCAGACCGACGGCACCAGTCAGGCGCTGATCGAGTTCAAGGAAGGGATACAGGTCGCACTCAACGAAAGTACGAGCTTGAAGCTTCTATCTCGTTGGGAAAAAGATAAACCTACCACTCGCATCCTCAGGCTCAAACAGGGCGAAGTCTGGGCGAAGACCAGCGGCGGACCGAAACTGTTCGAGGTAGAAACGCCGGTTGCCACGGCATCCGTGAAGGAAACTGAGTTCAATCTGAAAGTGCAGGAGGATGGCCAAAGCATCCTCACGGTCATTGAAGGAGTGGTGCAATTCGGCACGCCATTCGGGACCTGCCCGATCAAGACAGAAACTATCAGCTATGGCGTCCGCGGCAAGAAATGCACAAAGCCGGCTCCGACCGATGTGAAAGCGGCAAAGTCATGGACGGAGACTGTACGGGCGGCAGGTAAGTGA